One Paenibacillus sp. J23TS9 DNA segment encodes these proteins:
- a CDS encoding DUF3934 family protein, translating to MSKAKGKGGTGRGTGKKGWTRWDAKARRIKSAPKPYTSKGTKKDGGDAKKDGNVKNDIDAKLD from the coding sequence TTGAGTAAAGCAAAGGGCAAGGGCGGTACAGGCAGGGGAACGGGCAAGAAGGGCTGGACCCGCTGGGATGCGAAAGCCCGCCGGATAAAAAGCGCCCCGAAGCCTTATACCAGTAAAGGTACGAAAAAAGATGGTGGCGACGCTAAAAAAGATGGCAATGTAAAAAATGATATTGATGCGAAGCTCGACTGA
- a CDS encoding TetR/AcrR family transcriptional regulator gives MSKDKIIRAAIEVFSENGYHRASMDEIALRAQVAKGTLYYNFPGKSQLFKTIVKEGFENIMQRTQADLNAPLPIKEQILRIIRHHLDLFLESRHFSHIVFNELSNGIEQDVLEELKQLRREHLHFLASILEAAKCEENLLRDVDANLAAASIIGTLESTCNYYLSHPNAYSRDDLERYVFTIITKGLFISID, from the coding sequence TTGAGTAAAGATAAAATCATACGCGCAGCCATTGAAGTATTCTCTGAAAACGGATATCACCGCGCGAGCATGGACGAGATTGCCCTGAGGGCGCAGGTCGCCAAAGGAACGCTATATTACAATTTCCCGGGGAAATCCCAGCTGTTCAAAACCATCGTCAAAGAGGGCTTTGAGAATATCATGCAGCGAACCCAAGCAGACCTGAATGCCCCGCTACCAATCAAGGAACAGATCCTGCGAATTATCCGCCATCATCTGGATCTTTTTCTGGAGTCGCGCCACTTTTCGCATATCGTGTTCAATGAGCTTTCGAATGGAATTGAGCAGGATGTTTTGGAAGAGCTGAAGCAGCTCCGCCGCGAGCATCTACACTTTTTGGCTTCGATTCTCGAAGCAGCGAAATGCGAGGAGAATCTTCTCCGCGACGTCGATGCGAATTTGGCGGCAGCAAGCATTATCGGCACACTGGAAAGTACCTGCAATTATTACCTGAGCCATCCCAATGCGTATTCACGCGATGACTTGGAACGTTACGTCTTCACGATCATTACCAAAGGCCTGTTCATATCGATCGATTAG
- a CDS encoding HEAT repeat domain-containing protein has protein sequence MENIEPEVNVASDLPENYNELKNSANRTANWKERLDAVEELGNWKSQKSIDILKHRLDTDPVYQVQEAAYEKLKAWGEDVEKPVRSKYEVVKGIQKILLRVKKSLPKDHSYEEFKEKLKKMRIDVYNTYEGDKGAEFDAWLEGMWKSL, from the coding sequence ATGGAAAATATAGAACCGGAAGTAAACGTGGCAAGCGACTTGCCTGAGAATTATAACGAGCTCAAAAATTCAGCAAACCGCACAGCGAACTGGAAAGAACGGCTGGATGCGGTTGAGGAGCTGGGCAATTGGAAAAGCCAGAAATCCATCGATATTCTCAAGCATAGATTGGACACAGATCCTGTCTATCAGGTGCAAGAGGCGGCCTATGAGAAGCTAAAGGCTTGGGGAGAAGATGTCGAGAAGCCGGTCCGCAGCAAGTATGAAGTGGTTAAAGGCATCCAGAAAATTCTGCTGCGTGTAAAGAAAAGTCTTCCCAAAGACCATTCTTATGAAGAGTTTAAGGAAAAGCTGAAGAAGATGAGAATCGACGTATATAATACGTATGAAGGCGATAAAGGCGCAGAATTCGATGCATGGCTTGAAGGCATGTGGAAGTCGCTGTAA
- a CDS encoding aldo/keto reductase, producing MKNLQSATALSSGYSMPWLGLGVYKVQEGQEVIDSVKAAISHGYRSIDTAALYGNEEGVGQAVRESGVPREDLFITTKVWNSDQGYDSTLAAFEKSISKLGMDYVDLYLVHWPVMGKYKDTWRALEKLQKDGKVRSIGVSNFQVHHLEDLMKDSQVKPAVNQVELHPLLSQIELREYCKSQEIQVEAWAPLAQGHLLDNEVLANIGAKYGKSIAQVILRWDIQSGIVTIPKSVKEHRIIENADIFDFELMPADMEQINGLNQNHRFGGDPDNVNF from the coding sequence ATGAAAAACCTGCAATCCGCCACAGCCTTGTCCAGCGGCTATTCCATGCCATGGCTTGGACTTGGAGTTTACAAAGTACAAGAAGGCCAGGAAGTTATCGATTCCGTGAAGGCAGCCATTTCGCACGGCTATCGCAGCATTGATACGGCAGCTCTGTATGGGAATGAAGAAGGCGTCGGTCAGGCGGTCCGGGAATCTGGTGTCCCGCGCGAGGATCTCTTTATCACAACAAAAGTTTGGAATTCGGATCAAGGCTATGATTCAACCTTGGCGGCCTTCGAAAAAAGCATAAGCAAGCTGGGAATGGATTACGTGGATCTTTATTTGGTACACTGGCCGGTCATGGGCAAGTACAAGGATACCTGGAGGGCTCTTGAGAAGCTGCAAAAGGATGGTAAAGTGCGTTCCATCGGCGTATCCAACTTCCAAGTCCACCATTTAGAGGATCTGATGAAAGATTCACAGGTGAAGCCGGCGGTGAACCAGGTGGAGCTGCATCCGCTGCTCAGCCAGATCGAACTCCGTGAATATTGCAAGTCGCAGGAAATTCAAGTGGAGGCGTGGGCTCCATTGGCCCAAGGCCATTTGCTCGATAACGAAGTGCTTGCGAACATCGGGGCCAAGTACGGGAAATCCATTGCGCAAGTCATTCTTCGCTGGGATATTCAGAGCGGAATCGTTACGATTCCGAAGTCGGTCAAGGAGCATAGAATTATCGAAAACGCCGATATATTCGACTTTGAATTAATGCCGGCGGATATGGAACAAATCAATGGCCTCAACCAAAACCATCGGTTTGGTGGAGACCCGGACAATGTTAACTTCTAG
- a CDS encoding cytochrome P450, which produces MEWNKNGLLPLEWFKQMRVNSPVIESENNLVWNVFKYEDVKAVFTNYDIFSSQGSPSSEDPLEYSILRQDPPKHRQLRKLVSQAFTPRVIESLTPKIQAITTSLLDEAEKKGQMDAIADFSSPLPITVIAEMLGVSVEHREKFKEWSDALVGDHAENFYQCQREMSEYFSVIAEDRRRHPQEDLITKLVQARIDNEHLSDMEIIGFCILLLVAGNETTTNLISSAMLGIDSLPEVRAQLLADRTLIPGAIEETFRYFSPVQLMFRHVKEDTVLRGQELKKGQFIHIWMASANHDEDVFERPEEFNIHRNPNPHLGLGSGIHFCLGSQLARLESKIAIETLLERFPNYRRDRSAELARMDSTMMFALKELPIIL; this is translated from the coding sequence ATGGAATGGAATAAAAACGGTCTGCTGCCTTTGGAATGGTTTAAACAAATGCGCGTAAACTCTCCGGTAATCGAATCAGAAAACAATTTGGTCTGGAACGTTTTTAAATACGAGGATGTCAAAGCCGTCTTCACGAATTATGATATCTTCTCTTCACAAGGCTCCCCCTCTTCCGAAGACCCGCTGGAGTACAGCATTCTGCGGCAGGATCCGCCGAAACACCGTCAACTGCGTAAGCTGGTTTCCCAGGCTTTTACCCCGCGCGTGATTGAGTCTCTCACTCCAAAAATCCAGGCAATTACGACATCGCTACTTGACGAGGCAGAGAAGAAAGGCCAAATGGATGCCATTGCTGATTTCTCCAGTCCTCTTCCGATCACCGTTATCGCTGAGATGCTGGGGGTATCCGTAGAGCACCGGGAAAAATTCAAGGAATGGTCAGATGCCCTTGTAGGCGATCATGCCGAGAACTTTTACCAATGCCAGCGGGAGATGAGTGAATACTTCTCGGTAATCGCTGAGGACCGCCGCCGTCATCCGCAGGAGGATCTGATCACCAAACTGGTGCAGGCACGCATTGATAACGAGCATTTAAGCGATATGGAAATCATCGGATTTTGTATTCTCCTTCTGGTAGCCGGCAACGAAACGACAACCAATCTGATCTCTTCAGCCATGCTTGGCATTGACAGTCTTCCAGAAGTACGGGCACAACTGCTTGCGGACCGGACTTTGATCCCGGGAGCGATAGAAGAAACCTTTCGCTACTTCTCGCCGGTTCAGCTGATGTTCCGCCATGTTAAAGAGGATACCGTGCTGCGGGGGCAGGAGCTGAAGAAAGGACAGTTCATCCATATTTGGATGGCTTCAGCCAACCATGATGAAGATGTATTCGAACGGCCGGAAGAATTCAATATCCACCGGAATCCGAATCCACATCTGGGTCTTGGCAGCGGTATCCACTTCTGCCTTGGTTCACAGCTGGCCCGGCTTGAATCCAAAATTGCTATTGAGACGCTACTGGAGCGTTTCCCGAATTACCGACGCGACCGTTCCGCAGAGCTTGCCAGGATGGATAGCACGATGATGTTCGCACTAAAGGAACTGCCTATTATTTTATAA
- a CDS encoding glycoside hydrolase family 2 protein, translating to MTTQKYIKDYPRPQFVRDSWQNLNGEWDFRFDDANVGELEKWQDDLHGDRKIQVPFTYETQASGIGEETFHPYVWYQRDLVLQQEVGDQRVMLNFQAVDYIAKVWVNGCFAGKHQGGYAAFSFDITDYLKQGAGVPNRIVVKAEDSQSCTQPRGKQRWVDENFECFYVQTTGIWQSVWVEYTAASRIKAVKITPDFDNRSVRFEYQTQMAAAAASLRLETRISYKQKILKQVQLHIDRPWLQLDVDLTHEVNGPWKTLAWSPQTPNLYDVEYILYENDVVVDRVFSYFGLRKVSIENGKVLLNNTPIYQRMILDQGYWTESHLTPPSEEALIQDIDAILAMGYNGVRKHMKIEDARFLYWCDVKGLLVWSEMAATFEFNDEAVELFTREWTEIVRQQYNHPSIVTWVPFNESWGIPQILSHEKQQQFTEAIYHLTKSMDPNRPVIVNDGWEHTVSDIITLHDYEEHGQALLERYADPDALLGNKFSFNNWKYAMAQGYEYRGQPVMVSEFGGIAFDSGTGWGYGNQVNSEEAFVERFRNITQAIKDTDYICGYCYTQITDVQQEVNGLLTEDRKPKIPLEIIREINLS from the coding sequence ATGACAACGCAAAAGTACATCAAAGACTATCCGAGGCCGCAATTTGTGCGTGATAGCTGGCAGAACTTGAATGGAGAGTGGGATTTCCGCTTTGACGATGCGAATGTTGGTGAACTCGAGAAGTGGCAGGATGATCTGCATGGCGACCGGAAAATTCAGGTTCCTTTTACATATGAGACACAGGCCAGCGGGATCGGGGAGGAGACCTTCCATCCTTACGTCTGGTACCAGCGGGATTTGGTGCTGCAGCAAGAGGTCGGGGACCAGCGTGTAATGCTTAACTTTCAGGCTGTGGATTACATCGCCAAGGTATGGGTAAACGGTTGTTTTGCCGGGAAGCACCAGGGCGGATATGCGGCCTTCTCGTTTGATATTACGGATTATTTGAAGCAAGGTGCGGGAGTCCCGAACCGGATCGTTGTCAAGGCTGAAGACAGTCAGAGCTGCACGCAGCCACGCGGAAAACAGCGCTGGGTGGATGAGAATTTTGAGTGCTTTTATGTACAAACAACGGGAATTTGGCAGAGTGTGTGGGTTGAATATACGGCAGCTTCCCGCATCAAGGCGGTTAAGATTACCCCGGATTTCGATAACCGTTCGGTCCGCTTTGAGTATCAGACCCAAATGGCAGCTGCCGCGGCTTCGCTCCGTCTGGAGACGCGTATCAGCTACAAGCAGAAGATATTGAAGCAGGTTCAGCTGCATATCGACCGCCCGTGGCTGCAGCTGGATGTGGATTTGACGCATGAAGTCAACGGTCCGTGGAAGACGCTGGCATGGTCTCCGCAGACCCCTAACCTGTACGATGTCGAGTATATTTTGTATGAAAATGACGTGGTTGTTGATCGGGTATTTTCGTACTTCGGCCTCCGCAAAGTTTCCATCGAAAACGGCAAGGTACTGCTCAACAACACGCCAATCTATCAAAGAATGATTCTGGATCAGGGATATTGGACGGAAAGCCATCTGACCCCGCCTTCGGAAGAAGCGCTGATCCAGGATATCGATGCCATTCTCGCTATGGGATATAATGGCGTTCGCAAGCATATGAAGATTGAAGACGCGAGATTCCTGTACTGGTGCGATGTGAAGGGTCTGCTCGTATGGTCGGAGATGGCAGCGACTTTTGAATTTAATGATGAAGCGGTCGAATTATTTACGAGAGAATGGACCGAAATCGTGCGGCAGCAATATAACCATCCGTCGATCGTGACATGGGTGCCTTTTAACGAGTCATGGGGCATTCCGCAAATCTTATCGCATGAGAAGCAGCAGCAGTTTACCGAGGCGATCTATCATCTCACCAAGTCCATGGACCCGAACCGCCCTGTTATTGTTAATGATGGATGGGAACATACAGTCAGCGATATCATTACTCTGCATGACTATGAGGAGCATGGTCAGGCCTTGCTGGAGCGTTACGCGGATCCGGACGCGCTGCTTGGCAACAAATTTTCATTTAATAACTGGAAGTACGCGATGGCTCAGGGCTATGAATACCGGGGACAGCCGGTCATGGTTAGCGAATTCGGCGGCATAGCCTTCGACTCCGGCACAGGCTGGGGTTACGGAAATCAGGTGAACAGCGAGGAAGCGTTTGTCGAGCGGTTCCGGAATATTA